The following are from one region of the Spodoptera frugiperda isolate SF20-4 chromosome 20, AGI-APGP_CSIRO_Sfru_2.0, whole genome shotgun sequence genome:
- the LOC118262160 gene encoding constitutive coactivator of PPAR-gamma-like protein 1 isoform X29, translating to MGIQDLQTFLENEGVGVDLFRIARNHAGGFRLVLDAEGCLDRLYGGYFSDWACGGQWARCVQFLTTLAQALAEHQVALCVCFNGAHPTPPALPQHWIQTQATYRQRVNSVLRHIATKGTPPPKVWWVPPMGLHSCLRTALRYLNIPIMVSSDDHCQEVVGLCREKTYAGLVGCSGEYLVFQPPRYFSSSQLKLTYRSSLETKEYMVHELPQVLDVPQDRLCLMAALLGGTILSEQSLVDFYKRLGITQKKQVPPEGLVKAICQYVRELPSSDVDAACIDVFGDLNDLRAAKLKQAVQYYLNGTKDGFLKYRTASGRRPKNNKKTQKSDISPQSTSLDLDTSKLAAESSEHEQKGLDDYKLATANASINADFSMEERPSDIQQGLAAVSLDSGDAGAAKQQTINPADKNEKPQSAPKEVRSNIKQIHNEDNCPPAPAEVLRTCAERHARGLMHPQMLSILTHRQVTLPVLMEDDNHREIPSIHHFFRPVRQNVYAILYNMHHHRFMAQKAKEEGSTSSVNIDRPCTVQVAEWIYSRVNPGKSPEVVPGVVLEWPVPTVQRLWFGTAQDDKCRRMRAFLSCMRSDTPLMLNTSYVPQHLLILATVLRFIMTSQIQILRRQELDAFLATAFSNDLMNALHLQEMTVSVKSVNGINSRGVQLGALVMAGAEAALLANDACGAPVPWLVAAPWLYFDGKLLQRNLHRANHCKHLAQLCDNHLDTVVKVERMRKAILEGLEVEFAMPPLPLVAGVVGGSLGGQLGGWPRGRGRGARLEIAGVVVGQWGGGSYPTRTTRYPQQVSYVGYTPPPRNAYGGRGWRGTRGGRGRGRGRGAVSTPPARTARRARRDVEEPAKPATLTINGKTVRPEDVNQQEEGSPHEDTSAPDTDADGTQPQKLKTGKNVKKNMGKGRKKSSGQKSDLAQTLEANGPFDKNKVTAE from the exons AGACGTTTTTAGAAAACGAAGGTGTTGGAGTTGATTTATTTCGAATAGCTAGAAACCATGCCGGCGGGTTCCGCTTAGTTCTCGACGCGGAAGGATGTCTAGATCGTCTCTATGGAGGATATTTCTCAG ATTGGGCTTGTGGAGGCCAGTGGGCTCGATGCGTGCAATTTTTAACCACACTTGCACAAGCACTTGCTGAACATCAAGTTGCTTTATGCGTATGTTTTAATGGTGCACATCCTACTCCACCTGCTTTGCCACAGCATTGGATACAAACACAAGCTACATATCGCCAGAGGGTCAACtca GTGCTGCGTCACATTGCTACAAAGGGCACTCCTCCTCCTAAAGTATGGTGGGTACCACCCATGGGACTACATTCCTGCCTTAGAACAGCATTAAGATATCTTAATATCCCAATA ATGGTCTCTTCTGATGATCATTGCCAAGAGGTAGTTGGTCTTTGCCGAGAGAAAACTTATGCTGGACTTGTTGGGTGCTCTGGAGAATATTTAGTCTTTCAACCACCAAGATACTTTAGCTCCTCACAGCTGAAACTTACATACAGG TCGTCACTGGAGACAAAAGAGTACATGGTGCACGAGCTGCCGCAGGTATTAGATGTGCCACAGGATCGATTGTGCCTTATGGCAGCACTACTTGGTGGTACTATTCTATCTGAGCAAAGTCTTGTTGATTTTTATAAGCGGTTGGGAATTACGCAAAAGAAG CAAGTTCCTCCAGAAGGTTTGGTGAAAGCCATTTGTCAATATGTGCGTGAATTACCATCCTCTGATGTGGATGCCGCATGCATCGATGTCTTTGGTGACCTTAATGATCTCCGAGCTGCCAAATTGAAACAAgctgtacaatattatttgaatgGCACTAAAGATGGATTTTTAAAATACAGAACTGCATCTG gtCGTCGTCCAAAGAACAACAAAAAAACTCAAAAGTCGGATATTAGTCCACAATCCACTTCTTTAGACTTGGACACTTCTAAACTGGCTGCTGAATCATCTGAGCATGag CAAAAAGGCTTGGACGACTACAAATTGGCAACAGCAAATGCATCAATTAACGCCGACTTTAGCATGGAAGAAAGGCCCTCTGACATACAGCAAGGACTTGCGGCGGTCTCTCTGGATTCCGGAGATGCGGGTGCAGCCAAGCAGCAAACTATCAATCCAGCtgataaaaatgaaaaaccACAATCTGCTCCTAAAGAG gTTCGTTCGAATATAAAGCAAATCCATAATGAAGACAATTGCCCTCCGGCCCCAGCTGAAGTGTTACGAACATGTGCCGAGCGACATGCACGTGGCCTTATGCACCCTCAGATGCTATCGATCTTGACACATCGTCAAGTTACTTTGCCTGTATTGATGGAGGACGATAATCACCGTGAAATACCCTCTATACATCACTTCTTTCGACCTGTTAGGCAAAATGTATACGCCATTTTGTATAACATGCACCACCACCGATTTATGGCGCAAAAAGCCAAag AAGAAGGCTCAACAAGTTCTGTGAATATTGATCGCCCTTGCACTGTACAAGTTGCCGAATGGATCTATTCTCGAGTGAATCCCGGGAAAAGCCCTGAAGTTGTGCCAGGAGTTGTTCTAGAATGGCCTGTACCAACTGTGCAACGGCTTTGGTTCGG AACTGCTCAAGATGACAAATGCCGCCGTATGAGAGCATTCCTATCGTGCATGCGCTCTGATACTCCTTTGATGTTGAATACATCTTATGTTCCCCAACATTTGCTAATTTTGGCCACTGTGTTGAG ATTTATAATGACATctcaaattcaaatattgaGGCGACAAGAACTTGATGCATTTTTGGCTACAGCTTTTTCAAACGATCTCATGAATGCACTTCATTTGCAAGAAATGACCGTAAGTGTGAAAAGT gtaaatGGCATTAACTCACGCGGAGTTCAACTGGGTGCGCTGGTGATGGCGGGAGCAGAAGCTGCATTGCTGGCCAACGACGCGTGCGGCGCCCCCGTGCCCTGGCTAGTCGCCGCGCCCTGGCTCTACTTCGACGGCAAACTGCTGCAACGCAATCTGCATCGCGCTAATCATTGCAAACATCTTGCTCAGCTCTGCGATAACCATTTGGATACGGTGGTTAAG gTAGAGCGTATGCGCAAAGCTATCTTGGAAGGTCTGGAGGTGGAGTTTGCGATGCCACCGCTTCCATTAGTGGCCGGCGTGGTGGGAGGCTCGCTCGGCGGACAGCTCGGCGGCTGGCCGCGCGGCCGGGGACGCGGCGCGCGCCTGGAGATCGCAGGCGTCGTCGTCGGACAGTGGGGCGGCGGCAGCTACCCTACGCGCACTACTCGCTACCCACaa CAGGTAAGCTACGTGGGCTACACGCCGCCGCCTCGCAACGCGTACGGTGGACGCGGATGGCGCGGAACGCGCGGCGGTCGGGGACGCGGTCGTGGCCGCGGCGCGGTGTCCACGCCCCCCGCACGCACCGCGCGTCGCGCACGCCGCGATGTCGAGGAGCCTGCTAAGCCCGCCACGCTCACTATTAACGG GAAAACTGTAAGGCCCGAAGATGTAAATCAACAAGAGGAAGGTAGTCCTCATGAGGACACTTCAGCACCTGATACTGATGCTGATG GTACACAGCCTCAAAAACTGAAGACTGGCAAAAATGTTAAGAAGAATATGGGAAAAGGAAGGAAAAAGAGCTCTGGCCAGAAGTCTGATCTCGCTCAAACTTTGGAGGCTAATGGCCCATTTGATAAGAATAAGGTGACTGCAGAGTAA
- the LOC118262160 gene encoding constitutive coactivator of PPAR-gamma-like protein 1 isoform X21, with amino-acid sequence MGIQDLQTFLENEGVGVDLFRIARNHAGGFRLVLDAEGCLDRLYGGYFSDWACGGQWARCVQFLTTLAQALAEHQVALCVCFNGAHPTPPALPQHWIQTQATYRQRVNSVLRHIATKGTPPPKVWWVPPMGLHSCLRTALRYLNIPIMVSSDDHCQEVVGLCREKTYAGLVGCSGEYLVFQPPRYFSSSQLKLTYRSSLETKEYMVHELPQVLDVPQDRLCLMAALLGGTILSEQSLVDFYKRLGITQKKQVPPEGLVKAICQYVRELPSSDVDAACIDVFGDLNDLRAAKLKQAVQYYLNGTKDGFLKYRTASGRRPKNNKKTQKSDISPQSTSLDLDTSKLAAESSEHEQKGLDDYKLATANASINADFSMEERPSDIQQGLAAVSLDSGDAGAAKQQTINPADKNEKPQSAPKEVRSNIKQIHNEDNCPPAPAEVLRTCAERHARGLMHPQMLSILTHRQVTLPVLMEDDNHREIPSIHHFFRPVRQNVYAILYNMHHHRFMAQKAKEEGSTSSVNIDRPCTVQVAEWIYSRVNPGKSPEVVPGVVLEWPVPTVQRLWFGTAQDDKCRRMRAFLSCMRSDTPLMLNTSYVPQHLLILATVLRFIMTSQIQILRRQELDAFLATAFSNDLMNALHLQEMTVNGINSRGVQLGALVMAGAEAALLANDACGAPVPWLVAAPWLYFDGKLLQRNLHRANHCKHLAQLCDNHLDTVVKVERMRKAILEGLEVEFAMPPLPLVAGVVGGSLGGQLGGWPRGRGRGARLEIAGVVVGQWGGGSYPTRTTRYPQQVSYVGYTPPPRNAYGGRGWRGTRGGRGRGRGRGAVSTPPARTARRARRDVEEPAKPATLTINGKTVRPEDVNQQEEGSPHEDTSAPDTDADGTQPQKLKTGKNVKKNMGKGRKKSSGQKSDLAQTLEANGPLDKNKVAEQCHNSEKEHIGQGDAPVSN; translated from the exons AGACGTTTTTAGAAAACGAAGGTGTTGGAGTTGATTTATTTCGAATAGCTAGAAACCATGCCGGCGGGTTCCGCTTAGTTCTCGACGCGGAAGGATGTCTAGATCGTCTCTATGGAGGATATTTCTCAG ATTGGGCTTGTGGAGGCCAGTGGGCTCGATGCGTGCAATTTTTAACCACACTTGCACAAGCACTTGCTGAACATCAAGTTGCTTTATGCGTATGTTTTAATGGTGCACATCCTACTCCACCTGCTTTGCCACAGCATTGGATACAAACACAAGCTACATATCGCCAGAGGGTCAACtca GTGCTGCGTCACATTGCTACAAAGGGCACTCCTCCTCCTAAAGTATGGTGGGTACCACCCATGGGACTACATTCCTGCCTTAGAACAGCATTAAGATATCTTAATATCCCAATA ATGGTCTCTTCTGATGATCATTGCCAAGAGGTAGTTGGTCTTTGCCGAGAGAAAACTTATGCTGGACTTGTTGGGTGCTCTGGAGAATATTTAGTCTTTCAACCACCAAGATACTTTAGCTCCTCACAGCTGAAACTTACATACAGG TCGTCACTGGAGACAAAAGAGTACATGGTGCACGAGCTGCCGCAGGTATTAGATGTGCCACAGGATCGATTGTGCCTTATGGCAGCACTACTTGGTGGTACTATTCTATCTGAGCAAAGTCTTGTTGATTTTTATAAGCGGTTGGGAATTACGCAAAAGAAG CAAGTTCCTCCAGAAGGTTTGGTGAAAGCCATTTGTCAATATGTGCGTGAATTACCATCCTCTGATGTGGATGCCGCATGCATCGATGTCTTTGGTGACCTTAATGATCTCCGAGCTGCCAAATTGAAACAAgctgtacaatattatttgaatgGCACTAAAGATGGATTTTTAAAATACAGAACTGCATCTG gtCGTCGTCCAAAGAACAACAAAAAAACTCAAAAGTCGGATATTAGTCCACAATCCACTTCTTTAGACTTGGACACTTCTAAACTGGCTGCTGAATCATCTGAGCATGag CAAAAAGGCTTGGACGACTACAAATTGGCAACAGCAAATGCATCAATTAACGCCGACTTTAGCATGGAAGAAAGGCCCTCTGACATACAGCAAGGACTTGCGGCGGTCTCTCTGGATTCCGGAGATGCGGGTGCAGCCAAGCAGCAAACTATCAATCCAGCtgataaaaatgaaaaaccACAATCTGCTCCTAAAGAG gTTCGTTCGAATATAAAGCAAATCCATAATGAAGACAATTGCCCTCCGGCCCCAGCTGAAGTGTTACGAACATGTGCCGAGCGACATGCACGTGGCCTTATGCACCCTCAGATGCTATCGATCTTGACACATCGTCAAGTTACTTTGCCTGTATTGATGGAGGACGATAATCACCGTGAAATACCCTCTATACATCACTTCTTTCGACCTGTTAGGCAAAATGTATACGCCATTTTGTATAACATGCACCACCACCGATTTATGGCGCAAAAAGCCAAag AAGAAGGCTCAACAAGTTCTGTGAATATTGATCGCCCTTGCACTGTACAAGTTGCCGAATGGATCTATTCTCGAGTGAATCCCGGGAAAAGCCCTGAAGTTGTGCCAGGAGTTGTTCTAGAATGGCCTGTACCAACTGTGCAACGGCTTTGGTTCGG AACTGCTCAAGATGACAAATGCCGCCGTATGAGAGCATTCCTATCGTGCATGCGCTCTGATACTCCTTTGATGTTGAATACATCTTATGTTCCCCAACATTTGCTAATTTTGGCCACTGTGTTGAG ATTTATAATGACATctcaaattcaaatattgaGGCGACAAGAACTTGATGCATTTTTGGCTACAGCTTTTTCAAACGATCTCATGAATGCACTTCATTTGCAAGAAATGACC gtaaatGGCATTAACTCACGCGGAGTTCAACTGGGTGCGCTGGTGATGGCGGGAGCAGAAGCTGCATTGCTGGCCAACGACGCGTGCGGCGCCCCCGTGCCCTGGCTAGTCGCCGCGCCCTGGCTCTACTTCGACGGCAAACTGCTGCAACGCAATCTGCATCGCGCTAATCATTGCAAACATCTTGCTCAGCTCTGCGATAACCATTTGGATACGGTGGTTAAG gTAGAGCGTATGCGCAAAGCTATCTTGGAAGGTCTGGAGGTGGAGTTTGCGATGCCACCGCTTCCATTAGTGGCCGGCGTGGTGGGAGGCTCGCTCGGCGGACAGCTCGGCGGCTGGCCGCGCGGCCGGGGACGCGGCGCGCGCCTGGAGATCGCAGGCGTCGTCGTCGGACAGTGGGGCGGCGGCAGCTACCCTACGCGCACTACTCGCTACCCACaa CAGGTAAGCTACGTGGGCTACACGCCGCCGCCTCGCAACGCGTACGGTGGACGCGGATGGCGCGGAACGCGCGGCGGTCGGGGACGCGGTCGTGGCCGCGGCGCGGTGTCCACGCCCCCCGCACGCACCGCGCGTCGCGCACGCCGCGATGTCGAGGAGCCTGCTAAGCCCGCCACGCTCACTATTAACGG GAAAACTGTAAGGCCCGAAGATGTAAATCAACAAGAGGAAGGTAGTCCTCATGAGGACACTTCAGCACCTGATACTGATGCTGATG
- the LOC118262160 gene encoding constitutive coactivator of PPAR-gamma-like protein 1 isoform X1 yields the protein MGIQDLQTFLENEGVGVDLFRIARNHAGGFRLVLDAEGCLDRLYGGYFSDWACGGQWARCVQFLTTLAQALAEHQVALCVCFNGAHPTPPALPQHWIQTQATYRQRVNSVLRHIATKGTPPPKVWWVPPMGLHSCLRTALRYLNIPIMVSSDDHCQEVVGLCREKTYAGLVGCSGEYLVFQPPRYFSSSQLKLTYRSSLETKEYMVHELPQVLDVPQDRLCLMAALLGGTILSEQSLVDFYKRLGITQKKQVPPEGLVKAICQYVRELPSSDVDAACIDVFGDLNDLRAAKLKQAVQYYLNGTKDGFLKYRTASGRRPKNNKKTQKSDISPQSTSLDLDTSKLAAESSEHEQKGLDDYKLATANASINADFSMEERPSDIQQGLAAVSLDSGDAGAAKQQTINPADKNEKPQSAPKEVRSNIKQIHNEDNCPPAPAEVLRTCAERHARGLMHPQMLSILTHRQVTLPVLMEDDNHREIPSIHHFFRPVRQNVYAILYNMHHHRFMAQKAKEEGSTSSVNIDRPCTVQVAEWIYSRVNPGKSPEVVPGVVLEWPVPTVQRLWFGTAQDDKCRRMRAFLSCMRSDTPLMLNTSYVPQHLLILATVLRFIMTSQIQILRRQELDAFLATAFSNDLMNALHLQEMTVSVKSVNGINSRGVQLGALVMAGAEAALLANDACGAPVPWLVAAPWLYFDGKLLQRNLHRANHCKHLAQLCDNHLDTVVKVERMRKAILEGLEVEFAMPPLPLVAGVVGGSLGGQLGGWPRGRGRGARLEIAGVVVGQWGGGSYPTRTTRYPQQVSYVGYTPPPRNAYGGRGWRGTRGGRGRGRGRGAVSTPPARTARRARRDVEEPAKPATLTINGKTVRPEDVNQQEEGSPHEDTSAPDTDADGTQPQKLKTGKNVKKNMGKGRKKSSGQKSDLAQTLEANGPLDKNKVAEQCHNSEKEHIGQGDAPVSN from the exons AGACGTTTTTAGAAAACGAAGGTGTTGGAGTTGATTTATTTCGAATAGCTAGAAACCATGCCGGCGGGTTCCGCTTAGTTCTCGACGCGGAAGGATGTCTAGATCGTCTCTATGGAGGATATTTCTCAG ATTGGGCTTGTGGAGGCCAGTGGGCTCGATGCGTGCAATTTTTAACCACACTTGCACAAGCACTTGCTGAACATCAAGTTGCTTTATGCGTATGTTTTAATGGTGCACATCCTACTCCACCTGCTTTGCCACAGCATTGGATACAAACACAAGCTACATATCGCCAGAGGGTCAACtca GTGCTGCGTCACATTGCTACAAAGGGCACTCCTCCTCCTAAAGTATGGTGGGTACCACCCATGGGACTACATTCCTGCCTTAGAACAGCATTAAGATATCTTAATATCCCAATA ATGGTCTCTTCTGATGATCATTGCCAAGAGGTAGTTGGTCTTTGCCGAGAGAAAACTTATGCTGGACTTGTTGGGTGCTCTGGAGAATATTTAGTCTTTCAACCACCAAGATACTTTAGCTCCTCACAGCTGAAACTTACATACAGG TCGTCACTGGAGACAAAAGAGTACATGGTGCACGAGCTGCCGCAGGTATTAGATGTGCCACAGGATCGATTGTGCCTTATGGCAGCACTACTTGGTGGTACTATTCTATCTGAGCAAAGTCTTGTTGATTTTTATAAGCGGTTGGGAATTACGCAAAAGAAG CAAGTTCCTCCAGAAGGTTTGGTGAAAGCCATTTGTCAATATGTGCGTGAATTACCATCCTCTGATGTGGATGCCGCATGCATCGATGTCTTTGGTGACCTTAATGATCTCCGAGCTGCCAAATTGAAACAAgctgtacaatattatttgaatgGCACTAAAGATGGATTTTTAAAATACAGAACTGCATCTG gtCGTCGTCCAAAGAACAACAAAAAAACTCAAAAGTCGGATATTAGTCCACAATCCACTTCTTTAGACTTGGACACTTCTAAACTGGCTGCTGAATCATCTGAGCATGag CAAAAAGGCTTGGACGACTACAAATTGGCAACAGCAAATGCATCAATTAACGCCGACTTTAGCATGGAAGAAAGGCCCTCTGACATACAGCAAGGACTTGCGGCGGTCTCTCTGGATTCCGGAGATGCGGGTGCAGCCAAGCAGCAAACTATCAATCCAGCtgataaaaatgaaaaaccACAATCTGCTCCTAAAGAG gTTCGTTCGAATATAAAGCAAATCCATAATGAAGACAATTGCCCTCCGGCCCCAGCTGAAGTGTTACGAACATGTGCCGAGCGACATGCACGTGGCCTTATGCACCCTCAGATGCTATCGATCTTGACACATCGTCAAGTTACTTTGCCTGTATTGATGGAGGACGATAATCACCGTGAAATACCCTCTATACATCACTTCTTTCGACCTGTTAGGCAAAATGTATACGCCATTTTGTATAACATGCACCACCACCGATTTATGGCGCAAAAAGCCAAag AAGAAGGCTCAACAAGTTCTGTGAATATTGATCGCCCTTGCACTGTACAAGTTGCCGAATGGATCTATTCTCGAGTGAATCCCGGGAAAAGCCCTGAAGTTGTGCCAGGAGTTGTTCTAGAATGGCCTGTACCAACTGTGCAACGGCTTTGGTTCGG AACTGCTCAAGATGACAAATGCCGCCGTATGAGAGCATTCCTATCGTGCATGCGCTCTGATACTCCTTTGATGTTGAATACATCTTATGTTCCCCAACATTTGCTAATTTTGGCCACTGTGTTGAG ATTTATAATGACATctcaaattcaaatattgaGGCGACAAGAACTTGATGCATTTTTGGCTACAGCTTTTTCAAACGATCTCATGAATGCACTTCATTTGCAAGAAATGACCGTAAGTGTGAAAAGT gtaaatGGCATTAACTCACGCGGAGTTCAACTGGGTGCGCTGGTGATGGCGGGAGCAGAAGCTGCATTGCTGGCCAACGACGCGTGCGGCGCCCCCGTGCCCTGGCTAGTCGCCGCGCCCTGGCTCTACTTCGACGGCAAACTGCTGCAACGCAATCTGCATCGCGCTAATCATTGCAAACATCTTGCTCAGCTCTGCGATAACCATTTGGATACGGTGGTTAAG gTAGAGCGTATGCGCAAAGCTATCTTGGAAGGTCTGGAGGTGGAGTTTGCGATGCCACCGCTTCCATTAGTGGCCGGCGTGGTGGGAGGCTCGCTCGGCGGACAGCTCGGCGGCTGGCCGCGCGGCCGGGGACGCGGCGCGCGCCTGGAGATCGCAGGCGTCGTCGTCGGACAGTGGGGCGGCGGCAGCTACCCTACGCGCACTACTCGCTACCCACaa CAGGTAAGCTACGTGGGCTACACGCCGCCGCCTCGCAACGCGTACGGTGGACGCGGATGGCGCGGAACGCGCGGCGGTCGGGGACGCGGTCGTGGCCGCGGCGCGGTGTCCACGCCCCCCGCACGCACCGCGCGTCGCGCACGCCGCGATGTCGAGGAGCCTGCTAAGCCCGCCACGCTCACTATTAACGG GAAAACTGTAAGGCCCGAAGATGTAAATCAACAAGAGGAAGGTAGTCCTCATGAGGACACTTCAGCACCTGATACTGATGCTGATG
- the LOC118262160 gene encoding constitutive coactivator of PPAR-gamma-like protein 1 isoform X30, with protein sequence MGIQDLQTFLENEGVGVDLFRIARNHAGGFRLVLDAEGCLDRLYGGYFSDWACGGQWARCVQFLTTLAQALAEHQVALCVCFNGAHPTPPALPQHWIQTQATYRQRVNSVLRHIATKGTPPPKVWWVPPMGLHSCLRTALRYLNIPIMVSSDDHCQEVVGLCREKTYAGLVGCSGEYLVFQPPRYFSSSQLKLTYRSSLETKEYMVHELPQVLDVPQDRLCLMAALLGGTILSEQSLVDFYKRLGITQKKQVPPEGLVKAICQYVRELPSSDVDAACIDVFGDLNDLRAAKLKQAVQYYLNGTKDGFLKYRTASGRRPKNNKKTQKSDISPQSTSLDLDTSKLAAESSEHEQKGLDDYKLATANASINADFSMEERPSDIQQGLAAVSLDSGDAGAAKQQTINPADKNEKPQSAPKEVRSNIKQIHNEDNCPPAPAEVLRTCAERHARGLMHPQMLSILTHRQVTLPVLMEDDNHREIPSIHHFFRPVRQNVYAILYNMHHHRFMAQKAKEEGSTSSVNIDRPCTVQVAEWIYSRVNPGKSPEVVPGVVLEWPVPTVQRLWFGTAQDDKCRRMRAFLSCMRSDTPLMLNTSYVPQHLLILATVLRFIMTSQIQILRRQELDAFLATAFSNDLMNALHLQEMTVNGINSRGVQLGALVMAGAEAALLANDACGAPVPWLVAAPWLYFDGKLLQRNLHRANHCKHLAQLCDNHLDTVVKVERMRKAILEGLEVEFAMPPLPLVAGVVGGSLGGQLGGWPRGRGRGARLEIAGVVVGQWGGGSYPTRTTRYPQQVSYVGYTPPPRNAYGGRGWRGTRGGRGRGRGRGAVSTPPARTARRARRDVEEPAKPATLTINGKTVRPEDVNQQEEGSPHEDTSAPDTDADGTQPQKLKTGKNVKKNMGKGRKKSSGQKSDLAQTLEANGPFDKNKVTAE encoded by the exons AGACGTTTTTAGAAAACGAAGGTGTTGGAGTTGATTTATTTCGAATAGCTAGAAACCATGCCGGCGGGTTCCGCTTAGTTCTCGACGCGGAAGGATGTCTAGATCGTCTCTATGGAGGATATTTCTCAG ATTGGGCTTGTGGAGGCCAGTGGGCTCGATGCGTGCAATTTTTAACCACACTTGCACAAGCACTTGCTGAACATCAAGTTGCTTTATGCGTATGTTTTAATGGTGCACATCCTACTCCACCTGCTTTGCCACAGCATTGGATACAAACACAAGCTACATATCGCCAGAGGGTCAACtca GTGCTGCGTCACATTGCTACAAAGGGCACTCCTCCTCCTAAAGTATGGTGGGTACCACCCATGGGACTACATTCCTGCCTTAGAACAGCATTAAGATATCTTAATATCCCAATA ATGGTCTCTTCTGATGATCATTGCCAAGAGGTAGTTGGTCTTTGCCGAGAGAAAACTTATGCTGGACTTGTTGGGTGCTCTGGAGAATATTTAGTCTTTCAACCACCAAGATACTTTAGCTCCTCACAGCTGAAACTTACATACAGG TCGTCACTGGAGACAAAAGAGTACATGGTGCACGAGCTGCCGCAGGTATTAGATGTGCCACAGGATCGATTGTGCCTTATGGCAGCACTACTTGGTGGTACTATTCTATCTGAGCAAAGTCTTGTTGATTTTTATAAGCGGTTGGGAATTACGCAAAAGAAG CAAGTTCCTCCAGAAGGTTTGGTGAAAGCCATTTGTCAATATGTGCGTGAATTACCATCCTCTGATGTGGATGCCGCATGCATCGATGTCTTTGGTGACCTTAATGATCTCCGAGCTGCCAAATTGAAACAAgctgtacaatattatttgaatgGCACTAAAGATGGATTTTTAAAATACAGAACTGCATCTG gtCGTCGTCCAAAGAACAACAAAAAAACTCAAAAGTCGGATATTAGTCCACAATCCACTTCTTTAGACTTGGACACTTCTAAACTGGCTGCTGAATCATCTGAGCATGag CAAAAAGGCTTGGACGACTACAAATTGGCAACAGCAAATGCATCAATTAACGCCGACTTTAGCATGGAAGAAAGGCCCTCTGACATACAGCAAGGACTTGCGGCGGTCTCTCTGGATTCCGGAGATGCGGGTGCAGCCAAGCAGCAAACTATCAATCCAGCtgataaaaatgaaaaaccACAATCTGCTCCTAAAGAG gTTCGTTCGAATATAAAGCAAATCCATAATGAAGACAATTGCCCTCCGGCCCCAGCTGAAGTGTTACGAACATGTGCCGAGCGACATGCACGTGGCCTTATGCACCCTCAGATGCTATCGATCTTGACACATCGTCAAGTTACTTTGCCTGTATTGATGGAGGACGATAATCACCGTGAAATACCCTCTATACATCACTTCTTTCGACCTGTTAGGCAAAATGTATACGCCATTTTGTATAACATGCACCACCACCGATTTATGGCGCAAAAAGCCAAag AAGAAGGCTCAACAAGTTCTGTGAATATTGATCGCCCTTGCACTGTACAAGTTGCCGAATGGATCTATTCTCGAGTGAATCCCGGGAAAAGCCCTGAAGTTGTGCCAGGAGTTGTTCTAGAATGGCCTGTACCAACTGTGCAACGGCTTTGGTTCGG AACTGCTCAAGATGACAAATGCCGCCGTATGAGAGCATTCCTATCGTGCATGCGCTCTGATACTCCTTTGATGTTGAATACATCTTATGTTCCCCAACATTTGCTAATTTTGGCCACTGTGTTGAG ATTTATAATGACATctcaaattcaaatattgaGGCGACAAGAACTTGATGCATTTTTGGCTACAGCTTTTTCAAACGATCTCATGAATGCACTTCATTTGCAAGAAATGACC gtaaatGGCATTAACTCACGCGGAGTTCAACTGGGTGCGCTGGTGATGGCGGGAGCAGAAGCTGCATTGCTGGCCAACGACGCGTGCGGCGCCCCCGTGCCCTGGCTAGTCGCCGCGCCCTGGCTCTACTTCGACGGCAAACTGCTGCAACGCAATCTGCATCGCGCTAATCATTGCAAACATCTTGCTCAGCTCTGCGATAACCATTTGGATACGGTGGTTAAG gTAGAGCGTATGCGCAAAGCTATCTTGGAAGGTCTGGAGGTGGAGTTTGCGATGCCACCGCTTCCATTAGTGGCCGGCGTGGTGGGAGGCTCGCTCGGCGGACAGCTCGGCGGCTGGCCGCGCGGCCGGGGACGCGGCGCGCGCCTGGAGATCGCAGGCGTCGTCGTCGGACAGTGGGGCGGCGGCAGCTACCCTACGCGCACTACTCGCTACCCACaa CAGGTAAGCTACGTGGGCTACACGCCGCCGCCTCGCAACGCGTACGGTGGACGCGGATGGCGCGGAACGCGCGGCGGTCGGGGACGCGGTCGTGGCCGCGGCGCGGTGTCCACGCCCCCCGCACGCACCGCGCGTCGCGCACGCCGCGATGTCGAGGAGCCTGCTAAGCCCGCCACGCTCACTATTAACGG GAAAACTGTAAGGCCCGAAGATGTAAATCAACAAGAGGAAGGTAGTCCTCATGAGGACACTTCAGCACCTGATACTGATGCTGATG GTACACAGCCTCAAAAACTGAAGACTGGCAAAAATGTTAAGAAGAATATGGGAAAAGGAAGGAAAAAGAGCTCTGGCCAGAAGTCTGATCTCGCTCAAACTTTGGAGGCTAATGGCCCATTTGATAAGAATAAGGTGACTGCAGAGTAA